One Terriglobales bacterium DNA segment encodes these proteins:
- a CDS encoding chorismate synthase, with amino-acid sequence MLRFHTAGESHGEALVAVLSGLPAGLKVDPEFVDRELWRRQQGYGRGGRMRIERDSAHFLSGVRQGATIGSPIALRLENKDWQNWQEALPVEPGDP; translated from the coding sequence GCTTCCACACTGCCGGAGAATCGCACGGAGAGGCCCTGGTGGCCGTGCTCTCGGGCCTGCCCGCCGGCCTGAAGGTGGACCCGGAGTTCGTCGACCGCGAACTGTGGCGGCGGCAGCAGGGCTACGGCCGCGGCGGGCGCATGAGGATCGAACGCGACTCCGCCCACTTCCTCTCCGGAGTACGCCAGGGCGCGACCATCGGCTCGCCCATCGCGCTGCGCCTGGAGAACAAGGACTGGCAGAACTGGCAGGAGGCGCTGCCGGTGGAGCCCGGCGATCCC